A genome region from Blautia coccoides includes the following:
- a CDS encoding carbohydrate ABC transporter permease, with amino-acid sequence MQKKKKSKRLGYLMLLPALAVILLIQIYPFLDGFKLSFTNSNLLSPGKEKFIGLQNYIDILTKDKEFYSSLAFSFIYAISIVIFSYILGMLIAALLNMNMKGRGIYRAVILMPWVIAPMVMAANWLWLLNDQFGLINHVLMELKIIEKPILFLTTRYMSRFTVTMIGVWKNLPFMTITLLAGMQGIPGELYEAARIDGGGKIKSFLYITLPSLRSVSKVSVTLLLIWAFNGFENIFLLTEGGPSGNTMVLPIYAYNTAFFRSKMGYASAASVLMLLCMIILCLINQKFSRDNE; translated from the coding sequence ATGCAAAAAAAGAAAAAGTCTAAGCGTCTTGGCTATCTTATGCTTTTGCCCGCCCTGGCAGTTATTCTGCTGATTCAGATTTATCCGTTTTTAGACGGTTTTAAGCTGAGTTTTACCAACAGCAACCTGTTAAGTCCGGGAAAAGAAAAATTCATAGGGCTGCAGAATTATATTGACATTCTTACAAAAGACAAAGAATTCTACAGTTCACTGGCATTTTCATTTATCTATGCCATATCTATTGTCATATTCAGCTATATTCTGGGAATGCTGATCGCCGCTCTTTTGAATATGAACATGAAAGGACGCGGAATATACCGGGCAGTCATACTGATGCCCTGGGTCATAGCGCCTATGGTCATGGCTGCAAACTGGCTCTGGCTCTTAAATGACCAGTTCGGTCTGATCAACCATGTGCTCATGGAGCTTAAGATAATAGAGAAGCCTATTTTATTTTTAACGACCAGATATATGTCACGCTTTACGGTCACCATGATAGGCGTATGGAAGAACCTGCCATTTATGACTATCACCCTGTTGGCGGGAATGCAGGGAATACCGGGAGAGCTGTATGAAGCGGCCAGGATTGACGGAGGAGGAAAGATAAAAAGCTTTTTATACATAACACTTCCGTCTCTGCGCTCCGTCTCCAAAGTTTCAGTCACACTTCTTTTGATATGGGCCTTTAATGGTTTTGAGAATATCTTTCTGCTCACAGAAGGAGGACCGTCCGGCAATACCATGGTACTTCCCATATATGCCTACAATACGGCATTTTTCAGGTCAAAGATGGGATATGCATCCGCGGCCTCGGTACTGATGCTTTTGTGTATGATCATATTGTGCCTTATCAATCAAAAATTCAGCAGGGATAACGAGTAG
- a CDS encoding ABC transporter substrate-binding protein yields MKKRFSMLLAAGTAVSLLLAGCGGNSQQSEKEDADEEVKTESSETDKKEEEVKNSGEAAKITFWDMMWGEAGVYDVAAEALVDQYNQENPQVKVEYQSVPWDNYYQTFLTAITSGTGPDVATAGSQTPMQFATMGEIMPLTPIVEKWQSEKDPVLDDMMEGILETNKLEDDYIALPWQCDTRVFTYRTDMFKEAGIEKLPTTWEEFLDVLRTLKEKNPDVFPLVTAGDLGGAQNIMMYLTVGNQVGPVTADGKSDFTSPKIQECLEFVAALMDEQLIPEATISYKDADAQKLFYSGQAAIFYGSPVTGFFEDDNLKDNLSILDPMQGPSADKPQTVYWANSIAAYNKDSENAQETLNFVEWWVKNSKTLFTEGKCGKTPVLKSITSDTYYENAVLEKLVNEKIMPTFVHATEPIQNFYPAFGQINGERYLGNAAQKVLSGRRDYEAILEEDNGNVEAALELQAE; encoded by the coding sequence ATGAAAAAAAGATTTAGCATGCTGTTGGCAGCCGGTACGGCAGTCAGCCTTTTGTTGGCGGGATGCGGTGGAAATTCCCAACAGTCGGAAAAAGAGGATGCAGATGAAGAAGTAAAAACAGAGAGCAGCGAAACAGATAAGAAAGAGGAGGAAGTTAAAAATTCCGGGGAGGCTGCAAAGATCACATTCTGGGATATGATGTGGGGGGAAGCCGGAGTATATGACGTAGCTGCGGAAGCGCTGGTGGACCAGTATAATCAGGAAAATCCTCAGGTGAAGGTAGAGTATCAGAGTGTCCCATGGGATAATTACTACCAGACATTCCTCACTGCCATTACCAGCGGGACAGGTCCGGATGTGGCCACTGCAGGTTCCCAGACGCCAATGCAGTTTGCAACTATGGGAGAGATCATGCCCCTTACCCCCATCGTGGAGAAATGGCAGAGTGAAAAGGACCCTGTACTGGATGATATGATGGAGGGGATTCTGGAAACAAATAAGCTGGAGGATGACTATATCGCGCTTCCGTGGCAGTGTGATACCAGAGTTTTTACATATCGGACGGATATGTTCAAGGAGGCTGGGATTGAAAAGCTTCCCACTACCTGGGAAGAATTTCTGGATGTGCTGCGCACATTGAAGGAGAAAAATCCGGACGTCTTTCCCCTGGTGACAGCCGGGGATCTGGGCGGAGCACAGAATATTATGATGTATCTGACTGTGGGAAATCAGGTGGGGCCTGTAACAGCGGACGGCAAATCAGACTTCACATCTCCTAAGATACAGGAGTGTCTGGAATTTGTTGCTGCCCTTATGGACGAGCAGTTGATTCCTGAAGCGACCATCAGCTATAAAGACGCTGACGCACAGAAACTCTTTTATTCCGGACAGGCAGCTATTTTTTACGGAAGCCCTGTCACAGGATTTTTCGAGGATGACAATCTGAAGGATAACCTCAGTATACTTGATCCTATGCAGGGGCCTTCAGCGGACAAACCACAGACGGTGTATTGGGCCAACAGCATCGCTGCATATAATAAAGACTCCGAAAATGCGCAGGAGACACTGAACTTTGTAGAGTGGTGGGTGAAAAATTCCAAAACTTTATTCACAGAGGGAAAGTGCGGTAAAACACCTGTCTTAAAATCCATCACATCTGATACTTATTACGAAAATGCTGTATTAGAAAAGCTTGTGAATGAAAAGATCATGCCGACTTTTGTACATGCAACAGAGCCGATCCAGAATTTTTATCCGGCCTTTGGACAGATTAATGGAGAGCGTTATCTGGGAAACGCGGCCCAGAAGGTTTTGAGCGGCAGACGGGATTATGAGGCAATCCTGGAGGAGGACAACGGAAATGTGGAAGCTGCACTGGAGCTGCAGGCGGAATAG
- a CDS encoding protein-ADP-ribose hydrolase has protein sequence MTQEERLDYLIRYLCEESVQYRGLRVEKAERRATLRSLMNIRMPGPVSQKFREIQDVFLQQEAAEKGIVKVETIPSVREAYGTTGKNSGRIFLWQGDITRLSADAIVNAANSQMLGCFVPCHGCIDNAIHSAAGLELREECSEIMKRQGHETKTGEAVITGAYNLPCRYVLHTVGPIVYGKLTDSHCRQLVSCYKSCLSLAEEKGLESVVFCCISTGEFHFPNDKAAKIAVRTVEEYLENSRIERVVFNVFKDEDLHIYEEIFGKL, from the coding sequence ATGACGCAGGAGGAACGCTTAGATTATCTGATTCGCTACCTGTGTGAGGAGTCTGTCCAATACCGGGGTCTCAGAGTGGAAAAAGCAGAGCGGCGGGCCACATTGCGTTCTCTCATGAATATCCGTATGCCCGGACCGGTTTCACAGAAGTTTCGGGAAATACAGGATGTATTTCTGCAGCAGGAGGCAGCGGAAAAAGGGATCGTAAAGGTGGAGACGATTCCATCTGTCCGGGAGGCATATGGGACGACCGGGAAGAACAGCGGGAGGATTTTCCTTTGGCAGGGAGATATCACAAGGCTTTCCGCGGATGCTATCGTAAACGCGGCAAACTCCCAGATGCTTGGATGTTTTGTACCTTGCCACGGCTGTATTGACAACGCTATACACTCTGCGGCGGGCCTGGAGCTGCGGGAGGAATGCAGTGAGATCATGAAACGGCAGGGTCATGAGACAAAAACAGGAGAGGCGGTGATCACCGGAGCGTATAACCTGCCGTGCAGATATGTACTACATACAGTGGGTCCCATTGTCTATGGAAAACTAACAGACAGCCACTGCCGGCAGCTTGTATCCTGTTACAAATCCTGTCTCAGCCTGGCAGAGGAGAAAGGGCTGGAAAGTGTGGTGTTCTGCTGCATATCCACAGGAGAATTTCATTTTCCCAATGATAAGGCGGCAAAGATCGCGGTAAGAACAGTGGAGGAATATCTGGAGAACAGCCGGATAGAACGGGTGGTCTTTAATGTGTTCAAGGATGAGGATCTTCATATATATGAGGAGATTTTTGGAAAGTTATAG
- a CDS encoding SIR2 family NAD-dependent protein deacylase, whose translation MGLLEALNQREENGEERLYRELREAESVVIGAGAGLSTSAGFVYDGNRFRENFHDFEIKYGFHDMYSGGFYPYKSLEEYWAYWSRYICLNRYRESPRAVYADLLQVVKDKDYFVLTTNVDHCFQRSGFDKKRLFYTQGDFGLWQCAVPCHKKTYDNEDVVKRMAAEQKDMRIPGELIPLCPVCGKPMTMNLRADSTFVEDEGWHEACGRYEHFLEKHKNSRVLFLELGCGMNTPGIVKFSFWRLTSEWPGAFYGCINLGEAYAPQEIERKSVCISEDIGRVLAIWKGRMEDEKQRDDAGGTLRLSDSLPV comes from the coding sequence GTGGGACTTTTGGAGGCTTTGAACCAGAGGGAAGAGAATGGGGAGGAGCGTCTGTACCGGGAACTGCGAGAAGCAGAATCCGTTGTTATCGGAGCAGGTGCGGGGCTTTCCACTTCGGCAGGATTTGTATATGACGGGAACAGATTTAGGGAAAATTTTCACGATTTTGAGATAAAATACGGATTTCATGATATGTACAGCGGCGGCTTTTATCCTTATAAGAGTCTGGAAGAATATTGGGCCTATTGGAGCAGATATATTTGCCTGAACAGATACAGGGAGTCGCCAAGAGCCGTGTATGCAGATCTTCTGCAGGTTGTAAAGGATAAGGATTATTTTGTTTTGACCACCAATGTAGACCACTGTTTTCAGAGGAGCGGATTTGATAAGAAGAGGCTGTTTTATACACAGGGGGATTTTGGACTGTGGCAGTGCGCTGTGCCGTGTCATAAGAAAACATATGATAATGAAGATGTGGTAAAGCGTATGGCTGCAGAGCAGAAGGATATGCGGATTCCCGGGGAATTGATCCCTCTCTGTCCTGTCTGCGGAAAGCCTATGACCATGAATCTGAGGGCAGACAGTACCTTTGTGGAGGATGAGGGGTGGCATGAGGCGTGCGGGCGGTATGAGCATTTTTTAGAGAAACATAAAAACAGCAGGGTCCTATTTTTGGAACTGGGATGCGGGATGAATACTCCCGGGATTGTAAAGTTCAGCTTTTGGCGCCTGACCAGTGAGTGGCCGGGAGCGTTTTATGGGTGTATCAATCTGGGGGAGGCATATGCGCCTCAGGAGATAGAGAGAAAGTCGGTCTGTATCAGTGAAGATATCGGCCGGGTCCTGGCAATATGGAAAGGAAGAATGGAAGATGAAAAACAGAGAGATGACGCAGGAGGAACGCTTAGATTATCTGATTCGCTACCTGTGTGA
- a CDS encoding EAL domain-containing protein, with product MTGKISRQIKICLAALVLAVFFFTPSVCRAGNEIYVAGMPESWPFEFYDEKEETYQGVLPELLEEAGEAAGIGVKYIKPSKKDRRLDLAGNIQADAVWTLGLTEDEIKDAGLKKGRDLILYEEDGKEKSISLAYTKSMETADIEKLETSFQNIDTAKIQGAYAAYAAKGDSSAGKANGYLWIILGLVIFSACILVIFPAFFLKKRHQMELMAYRDDVTGRDNLTSWKQKFSKYIVEENRNRYAVLFLYAGIDVVSHIYGYKEAENALQLISDTCEPLIKQEKEAFTRFNEFYYVFFVEYTGIEKLKERIRDMQESVAEEFKKKEKKYFLELHTGIYRMTSVDEDPLKTIQFSEVAMEYARMHVQDYALYDEYVERETISGYAMEHEAIHGLMHQEFIMYLQPMVSLNSGKICGAEALVRWQNPNRGLLRPNEFLNVMKRKQLTGKMNIEIYRQGCQFLKQEAEKGNCLRLLFNFTVENIGDEQFANHLDAIAEQYKIPRKQIIVQLNQMVEMSQSDIYVKTIKQLRKFGFDVYLAGLELDRVFFNYLYCGINGIKLRQEMISEIHKPEGKVVVRSVVELCRKLNLEVLCVGVESEEQEKFLKDLGCTMVSGFRYYYPVSREVFSELEEDKQAGS from the coding sequence ATGACAGGAAAAATAAGCAGACAGATCAAAATTTGTCTGGCAGCACTTGTGCTGGCTGTGTTTTTTTTCACGCCCTCTGTATGCCGGGCCGGGAATGAGATATACGTGGCCGGTATGCCGGAGTCCTGGCCCTTTGAATTTTATGATGAAAAAGAGGAGACTTACCAAGGAGTGCTGCCGGAGCTTCTGGAGGAGGCCGGTGAAGCTGCGGGTATTGGAGTAAAGTATATAAAGCCATCTAAAAAGGACAGGCGCCTGGATCTGGCCGGGAACATACAGGCAGATGCTGTTTGGACACTGGGCCTTACGGAAGATGAGATAAAGGATGCCGGACTTAAAAAGGGCCGGGATCTGATCCTCTATGAGGAGGACGGAAAAGAGAAATCTATCAGTCTTGCCTATACAAAAAGCATGGAAACAGCAGATATTGAAAAATTGGAAACATCATTTCAGAATATAGATACAGCAAAAATACAGGGTGCATATGCCGCTTACGCCGCAAAGGGTGACAGTTCTGCGGGGAAGGCGAACGGGTATCTTTGGATCATTTTGGGACTTGTCATTTTTTCTGCATGCATTCTTGTGATCTTTCCGGCTTTCTTTTTGAAAAAGAGGCATCAGATGGAGCTGATGGCTTACAGAGATGATGTTACAGGCAGGGATAACCTGACCTCCTGGAAGCAGAAGTTCTCAAAGTATATTGTGGAGGAGAACAGGAACCGCTATGCTGTGCTCTTTCTGTATGCAGGTATTGATGTGGTGAGCCATATATACGGGTACAAGGAGGCAGAAAATGCGCTCCAGCTTATCAGTGACACCTGTGAACCTCTTATCAAACAGGAAAAAGAGGCTTTTACCAGGTTTAATGAATTCTATTATGTATTCTTTGTAGAGTATACTGGAATCGAGAAACTGAAAGAGCGGATCAGGGACATGCAGGAGAGCGTGGCTGAGGAGTTTAAGAAAAAGGAGAAGAAGTATTTTCTGGAGCTGCACACAGGTATTTACAGAATGACCAGTGTGGATGAAGATCCGCTGAAGACCATACAGTTCAGTGAAGTGGCCATGGAATATGCCAGGATGCATGTCCAGGATTATGCCCTCTATGACGAATATGTGGAGAGAGAGACCATATCCGGTTATGCTATGGAACATGAGGCGATCCACGGACTGATGCACCAGGAATTTATCATGTATCTGCAGCCCATGGTTTCTCTGAACAGCGGAAAAATATGCGGTGCTGAGGCACTGGTCCGGTGGCAGAATCCCAACCGGGGACTTTTAAGGCCAAATGAATTCTTAAATGTCATGAAGCGGAAACAGCTCACAGGAAAGATGAACATAGAAATCTACCGCCAGGGCTGTCAGTTTTTAAAACAAGAGGCAGAGAAAGGAAACTGTCTCAGACTGCTGTTTAATTTTACTGTTGAGAATATTGGGGATGAGCAGTTTGCAAATCATCTGGACGCCATAGCGGAACAGTATAAGATCCCGAGAAAACAGATTATAGTTCAATTGAACCAGATGGTAGAGATGAGCCAGTCGGATATTTATGTAAAAACAATAAAACAGCTCAGAAAGTTTGGATTTGACGTATATCTGGCGGGTCTGGAACTGGACCGCGTATTCTTCAATTATCTTTACTGCGGGATCAATGGTATCAAGCTGAGACAGGAAATGATCAGTGAGATCCATAAGCCGGAGGGAAAAGTGGTTGTGAGAAGCGTGGTGGAATTATGCAGAAAGCTGAATTTGGAGGTCCTCTGTGTGGGAGTGGAAAGCGAAGAACAGGAAAAATTTCTGAAAGACCTTGGCTGCACCATGGTCAGTGGATTCCGCTATTATTATCCTGTCAGCCGGGAAGTGTTTTCAGAGCTTGAGGAAGATAAACAAGCAGGATCATGA
- a CDS encoding glycosyltransferase family 2 protein — protein sequence MFEFVKYFYTVVGVLFVIYLLGYSTFLIASVIAGSLDLYKENKKRRFYSEINHDYYVPVTIVVPAYNEEVTVVDTVKSLLMMDYKLYEIVVVDDGSKDATTQVLLDAFHLKKVMRPINRQIKCQKERNVYEAVVNGISITLVQKINGGKADALNMGINASRYPYFICMDADSVLQKDSLKYIVRPVLEDDTVVAVGGLVRISNCAVLSEGELVDYHMPWNPIVGMQILEYDRSFMASRILMDKFNGNLIISGAFGLFKKDMVASVGGYDASTMGEDMELVVKLHAFCRINKIPYGIRYIPDAICWSQCPSSIGDLKKQRRRWFLGLFQCLNKHRRMFMAPEFGVVGYISYLYYLLYELLSPFIELFGLLTILMAYMVNLINVPFMIMFFLIYALYGAVLTITAFFARIYTQNIKLSVLDVVKAIYLCLAESVFFRFIQAFTRMTAFLGYKKKKNVWGQIKRQKIQLNQIGEEKGKTGDEK from the coding sequence ATGTTTGAATTTGTTAAATATTTTTATACGGTTGTGGGCGTCTTATTTGTCATTTACCTGCTGGGATATTCTACATTTCTGATCGCCTCTGTGATCGCCGGTTCCCTTGATCTATATAAAGAGAACAAAAAAAGAAGGTTTTACAGTGAGATCAACCATGACTATTATGTCCCGGTGACTATTGTAGTTCCGGCATATAATGAGGAGGTCACGGTTGTGGATACCGTAAAATCCCTGCTTATGATGGATTACAAACTGTATGAAATCGTGGTTGTGGATGACGGGTCAAAGGATGCCACAACCCAGGTGCTTTTGGATGCCTTTCATCTGAAAAAGGTAATGCGGCCCATAAACCGTCAAATCAAATGCCAAAAGGAGCGGAATGTATATGAAGCGGTGGTCAACGGAATCAGTATCACTTTGGTCCAAAAGATAAATGGGGGTAAGGCAGATGCCCTGAATATGGGAATCAACGCGTCCAGATATCCGTATTTTATATGCATGGATGCTGACAGTGTTCTGCAGAAGGACTCCTTAAAATATATTGTCCGCCCTGTTTTGGAGGATGATACCGTTGTGGCAGTCGGCGGCCTGGTAAGGATATCTAACTGCGCGGTGCTCAGTGAGGGGGAACTGGTAGACTACCACATGCCCTGGAATCCCATAGTCGGAATGCAGATATTGGAGTATGACCGTTCCTTCATGGCCTCCCGAATCCTTATGGACAAATTCAACGGAAACCTGATCATATCCGGCGCCTTCGGTCTTTTTAAGAAAGATATGGTTGCCAGTGTGGGCGGCTATGATGCGTCTACCATGGGAGAGGATATGGAATTGGTTGTAAAGCTTCACGCTTTTTGCCGCATCAATAAAATACCTTACGGCATACGGTATATACCTGACGCCATTTGCTGGAGTCAATGTCCCTCCAGTATCGGTGACTTAAAAAAGCAGAGGCGGAGATGGTTTCTGGGACTTTTCCAGTGCTTAAATAAACACAGGAGAATGTTCATGGCACCGGAATTCGGAGTGGTGGGGTATATTTCATATCTGTATTATCTTCTGTATGAATTATTATCACCATTTATAGAATTATTTGGACTTTTGACGATCCTGATGGCATATATGGTGAATTTGATCAATGTGCCATTTATGATAATGTTTTTTTTGATTTACGCCCTCTACGGTGCAGTTTTGACCATTACGGCGTTTTTTGCCAGAATATATACGCAGAACATCAAGCTTTCGGTGTTGGATGTGGTGAAAGCCATCTATCTGTGTCTGGCAGAGAGTGTGTTTTTCAGATTTATACAGGCGTTCACGAGAATGACCGCGTTTTTGGGGTACAAGAAGAAGAAAAATGTATGGGGTCAGATCAAGAGGCAGAAGATACAACTCAACCAGATTGGTGAAGAAAAGGGGAAAACAGGAGATGAGAAGTAG
- a CDS encoding HEAT repeat domain-containing protein yields the protein MHVLSIKPEVILYVYMASCIAVLVFNILYIFIDKYKGRRLEHQRLEMVDEITGQIQQMENGSPAQEDYFSGLVRRLRKLEKLRAFEFSMEEIQRRMPNARTEKYLEHMRRVFLELVPVYEKRDEIEQAYFASLVEKFGIDKGHAGYDGLMDFMIRMIVNKGVYVRENALKALYMMGNKEAVLAAWEKMEDNEIYHSKKLLTDGLLKFTGDRGELARLLFGHRDRFSPRLILPVMQFIRFLGEDFREEFLEIAGKETEDKELRLEAVRYFRKYPYEPAREMLQRFLRYHEFLDWEYAAVAAQALSSYPGPDTVDCLKEGLKASNWYVRLNSADTLIVGLKIQKKDLFDVYNGRDRYAREILNYVTEKIEIKGQEMELKETDV from the coding sequence ATGCATGTACTTTCAATTAAGCCGGAAGTGATCCTATATGTCTATATGGCAAGCTGTATTGCTGTCCTTGTGTTTAATATCCTCTATATTTTTATTGATAAGTATAAAGGACGGCGTCTGGAACATCAAAGGCTGGAGATGGTAGATGAAATCACCGGACAGATACAGCAGATGGAAAACGGCAGCCCTGCACAGGAGGACTATTTTTCTGGGTTGGTCCGCAGGCTCAGAAAACTGGAAAAACTGAGAGCCTTTGAATTTTCCATGGAGGAGATACAAAGGCGTATGCCAAATGCGCGGACGGAAAAGTACCTGGAGCATATGCGCAGGGTTTTCCTGGAACTGGTACCTGTATATGAGAAGAGAGATGAGATTGAACAGGCCTATTTTGCCAGCCTGGTAGAGAAATTCGGAATAGACAAAGGCCATGCCGGATATGACGGTCTGATGGATTTTATGATTCGTATGATTGTCAATAAGGGCGTGTATGTCAGGGAAAATGCTTTGAAGGCCCTCTATATGATGGGAAATAAAGAGGCAGTGCTTGCCGCGTGGGAGAAAATGGAGGATAACGAAATCTATCACAGCAAAAAGCTGCTGACAGACGGCCTTCTTAAATTCACCGGTGACAGGGGGGAGCTTGCCCGCCTTTTGTTTGGGCACAGGGACAGATTTTCACCCCGCCTGATACTCCCTGTCATGCAGTTTATCCGGTTCCTGGGTGAGGACTTTCGGGAAGAGTTCCTGGAAATTGCGGGTAAAGAGACGGAAGACAAAGAACTGCGCTTGGAGGCTGTCCGTTATTTCAGAAAATATCCATATGAGCCGGCACGTGAAATGCTGCAGCGCTTTTTGCGGTACCATGAATTTCTGGATTGGGAATATGCCGCAGTTGCGGCTCAGGCGCTGTCATCTTATCCGGGACCTGATACAGTGGATTGTCTGAAGGAAGGACTGAAGGCTTCTAACTGGTATGTCAGGCTGAACAGCGCGGATACACTGATCGTTGGGCTGAAAATACAGAAGAAGGATTTATTTGACGTGTATAACGGACGTGACCGTTACGCCAGAGAGATCCTGAATTACGTCACAGAGAAAATAGAGATCAAAGGCCAGGAAATGGAGCTGAAGGAGACAGATGTTTGA
- a CDS encoding CotH kinase family protein → MKSKWVYVGAVLLSLLAVLGTAKFIEPENVRVQQHLSYNTEVKDTNLSIEPSSFSSHLPVVSIETEGQTIPGRPETGQKVSQVKNTFIRAEMKIIENQGELNTLKDTPQIESDIQIRVRGNSSRRFDKAGYLFKFIDEDGIDQGYEVMGMEKDSTWVLHGPFLDKTLMRNYMWYNLSGQIMEWAPDVRFCEVFLNGGYQGVYVMEEQISVGEGRIEVTEYDGKSNMSSYIVCVDRESVNDVDYLDNFTEYTRRMTSKVEVKYPGAKKLTPEITDHISRDFSKFEKSLYSYDYKSKRYGYGDFIDIDNFVDYYIINEVTQNTDAGIYSTYFYKDITGKLKMSVWDFNNCCDNYMEYQQSMAGFFMQNRTWFFMLSKDEKFTGKVIDRYRQLRKGILSDDNVKTYMAEVQEYLGCAIDRNFQVWGYTFEAQNDLLQGEGRQIGSYEEAVEQYEKRLVSRMGWLDKHIDALYSYSHESVNKKFND, encoded by the coding sequence ATGAAAAGTAAATGGGTATACGTGGGAGCAGTCCTGCTGTCACTGCTTGCCGTGCTGGGAACAGCGAAGTTCATTGAGCCGGAGAATGTGAGGGTGCAGCAGCATCTGTCTTACAACACGGAGGTGAAGGATACGAATCTGTCCATTGAGCCATCCTCCTTTTCCTCCCATCTTCCGGTTGTCAGCATTGAGACAGAGGGGCAGACCATACCGGGCAGACCGGAGACGGGCCAGAAGGTAAGCCAGGTGAAAAATACCTTTATCCGGGCAGAGATGAAGATCATTGAAAATCAAGGGGAGCTGAACACACTGAAAGACACTCCCCAGATAGAGTCAGACATACAGATACGTGTCAGGGGAAATTCCTCCAGACGGTTTGATAAGGCCGGATATCTGTTCAAGTTTATTGATGAGGACGGCATAGATCAGGGATATGAGGTCATGGGAATGGAAAAAGACAGCACCTGGGTGCTGCATGGTCCTTTTCTTGATAAGACACTTATGCGGAATTATATGTGGTACAATCTCTCAGGACAGATCATGGAGTGGGCACCGGATGTACGCTTCTGTGAGGTGTTTCTAAACGGCGGATACCAGGGTGTATATGTGATGGAGGAGCAGATCAGCGTTGGAGAGGGCAGAATAGAGGTGACGGAGTATGACGGAAAGTCTAATATGTCCAGCTATATTGTCTGCGTGGACAGAGAGAGTGTCAATGACGTGGATTATCTTGACAACTTCACGGAGTATACAAGGCGCATGACAAGTAAGGTGGAGGTCAAATATCCCGGAGCAAAAAAACTGACACCGGAAATAACGGATCACATCAGCCGGGATTTTTCCAAATTTGAGAAGTCCCTATACTCCTATGACTATAAATCAAAGCGCTATGGCTATGGGGATTTTATAGATATAGATAATTTTGTGGATTATTATATTATCAATGAGGTGACGCAGAATACAGATGCAGGTATTTACTCAACATACTTTTATAAGGACATAACGGGAAAACTGAAGATGTCGGTCTGGGATTTTAATAACTGCTGTGATAACTATATGGAATACCAGCAGTCCATGGCAGGTTTCTTCATGCAGAACAGAACCTGGTTTTTTATGCTCTCCAAGGATGAGAAGTTTACCGGGAAGGTGATCGACCGGTACAGGCAGCTCAGAAAAGGGATACTCAGTGATGACAATGTAAAGACATACATGGCAGAGGTGCAGGAATATCTGGGGTGTGCCATAGACCGGAATTTTCAGGTATGGGGATATACATTTGAAGCGCAGAATGACTTGCTGCAGGGCGAGGGGCGCCAGATCGGTTCCTATGAAGAGGCTGTGGAACAGTATGAAAAACGTCTTGTGAGCCGCATGGGCTGGCTGGATAAGCATATAGATGCCCTGTATTCTTACAGCCATGAGTCTGTGAACAAAAAATTTAATGATTAA
- a CDS encoding DUF4956 domain-containing protein produces the protein MKNYIYSMFEETGSLNTEQIILNILVAVILGGVIYLSYYFTHAGGVYSKKFNVSLITLTTLTATVMTVIGNNIALSLGMVGALSIVRFRTAIKDSRDTTYIFWTIIVGICCGVGDYVVACVGSGVVFLVLLVLGRVKNDNRILLIIRGARNMERRIEAIVFDYFEAKAMLRVKNTSRESIELIYEMPRKTYLISNKKEKSIAEMLYELESIEYVNIVTQNDEISG, from the coding sequence ATGAAAAATTATATTTATTCCATGTTTGAGGAGACAGGTTCCCTGAATACAGAGCAGATCATTTTGAACATACTGGTGGCGGTTATTCTGGGCGGTGTTATTTATCTGTCCTATTATTTCACCCATGCAGGGGGAGTGTATTCAAAAAAATTTAATGTTTCCCTTATCACGCTAACAACTCTGACCGCGACTGTCATGACGGTCATTGGAAATAACATAGCGCTGTCCCTTGGTATGGTAGGTGCGCTCTCCATTGTAAGATTCAGGACGGCCATCAAGGATTCACGGGATACCACTTATATTTTCTGGACCATCATTGTGGGAATCTGCTGTGGAGTGGGTGATTATGTGGTGGCCTGTGTGGGAAGCGGAGTTGTCTTTCTTGTTCTGCTGGTGCTCGGCAGAGTAAAAAATGACAACAGGATTCTTCTCATCATACGGGGAGCCAGGAATATGGAGCGCCGGATCGAGGCCATTGTCTTTGACTATTTTGAGGCAAAAGCCATGCTTCGGGTCAAGAATACCAGCCGGGAATCCATTGAACTTATATACGAGATGCCCAGAAAGACATATCTGATATCCAATAAAAAAGAAAAGAGCATTGCGGAAATGCTGTACGAACTGGAATCTATTGAATACGTCAACATTGTAACTCAGAATGATGAGATCAGCGGGTAA